In a single window of the Candidatus Methylomirabilota bacterium genome:
- a CDS encoding amidohydrolase — MKTLIRGGTVLTLDREDRVLVGEDVLVEDERIARVGGRLTEREGPFDRVIDASGRLVMPGLVNAHFHCYDRFLRGMWEGTPLEMWLLCVSPMFHPPLTDRAAIVRSRLCAAEMLLSGTTACVDNMHPPALAAEALAPTIQGYVDVGLRVCAAPMIWNRPFTRTMPYLDTIMPQAERDRLDRTPPAVHEILDFHGRLVKEWDRREGRVHVMLAPAGPQRCTDELLRAFAAAAERERRPIHSHILETKVQAVMARELYGKSMIAHLRDLGFLSPRLTVIHGVWLSRQDIGMIAEAGATVAHNPTCNLKLLSGVAPVPRLLEAGVNVALGTDNPSANDSSNLFDSLKLAALLQSLDGPTPKAGSPARAALRMATAGGARSMGLEDELGAVQAGRRADLVVLDLGSPGWVPLNDPVRQLVYCENGSSVRTVLVDGRVVVDEGRLTTVDLRTLREEALEIARKVLADNRVARQQAEGLRPYLEEMHRRAVAQDLGFSAFPPPR; from the coding sequence GTGAAAACGCTGATCCGCGGGGGAACGGTGCTCACGCTGGACCGCGAGGACCGCGTGCTCGTCGGCGAGGACGTGCTCGTCGAGGATGAGCGAATCGCGCGCGTCGGCGGCCGGCTCACGGAGCGCGAGGGGCCCTTCGATCGGGTGATCGACGCCTCCGGGCGGCTCGTGATGCCCGGCCTGGTCAACGCCCACTTCCACTGCTACGACCGGTTCCTCAGGGGCATGTGGGAGGGGACGCCGCTCGAGATGTGGCTCCTCTGCGTGAGCCCGATGTTTCATCCGCCCCTCACCGACCGCGCGGCCATCGTCCGGTCGCGGCTCTGCGCCGCCGAGATGCTCCTGAGCGGGACGACCGCCTGCGTCGACAACATGCACCCCCCCGCGCTGGCGGCGGAGGCGCTCGCTCCGACGATCCAGGGCTACGTCGACGTCGGGCTCCGCGTCTGCGCGGCGCCGATGATCTGGAACCGGCCCTTCACCCGGACGATGCCGTATCTCGACACGATCATGCCGCAGGCGGAGCGCGACCGGCTCGACCGCACGCCGCCGGCGGTGCACGAGATCCTCGACTTCCACGGCCGCCTGGTGAAGGAATGGGACCGCCGCGAGGGGCGCGTGCACGTCATGCTGGCGCCGGCGGGGCCCCAGCGCTGTACCGACGAGCTCCTCCGCGCCTTCGCCGCGGCCGCCGAGAGGGAGCGCCGCCCGATCCACAGCCACATCCTCGAGACCAAGGTGCAGGCGGTCATGGCGCGGGAGCTCTACGGCAAGAGCATGATCGCCCACCTCCGCGACCTCGGCTTCCTTTCCCCGCGGCTCACCGTGATCCACGGCGTCTGGCTCTCGCGCCAGGACATCGGGATGATCGCGGAGGCCGGGGCGACGGTCGCTCACAACCCGACCTGCAACTTGAAGCTCCTGAGCGGCGTGGCGCCGGTGCCGCGGCTGCTCGAGGCGGGCGTGAACGTCGCGCTCGGGACGGACAATCCGTCCGCCAACGACAGCTCGAACCTCTTCGACAGCCTGAAGCTGGCCGCGCTGCTCCAGAGCCTGGACGGACCCACGCCCAAGGCCGGCAGCCCGGCGCGGGCGGCGCTCCGGATGGCGACGGCGGGCGGCGCCCGCTCGATGGGGCTCGAGGACGAGCTGGGGGCCGTCCAGGCCGGCCGCCGCGCGGACCTCGTGGTCCTCGACCTTGGCTCGCCCGGCTGGGTGCCGCTGAACGACCCCGTCCGGCAGCTCGTCTACTGCGAGAACGGGTCGTCGGTGCGCACGGTCCTCGTCGACGGCCGGGTCGTGGTCGACGAAGGACGGCTCACGACCGTCGACCTCCGCACGCTCCGCGAGGAAGCCCTCGAGATCGCCCGGAAAGTCCTCGCCGACAACCGCGTCGCGCGGCAGCAGGCCGAGGGGCTGCGGCCGTACCTGGAGGAGATGCACCGGCGCGCGGTGGCGCAGGATCTCGGCTTCAGCGCGTTCCCGCCGCCGCGGTAG